The DNA segment GTTGTAGTTTCCCCGGCGTTGCACAAGGCGCATCACGGCCTGACGTGCGGATGTTCAATTCCCGGAACCAGCCATGGGCAACACTCCGGCGGATGCGGGGGAGAAACGCCCGATGGTCATGATTCGGATCATTGCCCGCTTTGCCAGCTTGCTCTCACGCCGCTTATCACCGCTTCAGCGCTTCCCGCGCCCATCCTGACTTTTCCGGTTGGCAGAATCATTTTCTTGCCGGCGGATACTCCCGCTCTCCAATCATTCTGCGATCCTCACTTCGCGCGCGGTCCTCCGAACGCCTGACATCCAACTTGCTCATGTTTCACGCAATGCCGGCTTATCAGTCCGCATTGTATCCATTGATCAACATTTCAA comes from the Kiritimatiellia bacterium genome and includes:
- a CDS encoding DUF2946 family protein; protein product: MSAHMKRIIGGLLGIVFILGVVVSPALHKAHHGLTCGCSIPGTSHGQHSGGCGGETPDGHDSDHCPLCQLALTPLITASALPAPILTFPVGRIIFLPADTPALQSFCDPHFARGPPNA